A window of Apium graveolens cultivar Ventura chromosome 8, ASM990537v1, whole genome shotgun sequence contains these coding sequences:
- the LOC141679250 gene encoding uncharacterized protein LOC141679250: MYLWNPTNLSKCIPSPSFCCDDDALGFGFDEIDNDFKILRVVWRLKPKFSHRKYDAQDGVEIYFEVYSSNTNAWRKLGDNKPTDLPYKFGEFHVTVNTGLLCSATCYGIITFDLHIEVLTCNGINYTVPTFDGNMSNINNYNDMDNHALVTNFKDSIAVIIYKRSNYQPIYKLNLWALDNVECLRGGGIDASWTLIFNIDVNLPIDFVQGYLNSGDLLLDLYQNSWYLYNLDNKEARYFTQSFYLGQIYKYSKSLFYNRGI, from the coding sequence ATGTACCTTTGGAACCCTACTAACCTTTCCAAATGCATTCCCTCCCCCTCCTTTTGTTGCGATGATGATGCTCTAGGGTTTGGTTTTGATGAGATTGACAACGATTTCAAGATTCTTAGGGTTGTTTGGAGATTGAAACCGAAATTTTCACACCGGAAATACGATGCCCAAGATGGTGTAGAAATTTATTTTGAGGTCTATTCTTCGAATACAAATGCATGGCGAAAGCTTGGGGATAATAAACCTACTGATCTTCCTTACAAGTTTGGTGAATTTCATGTTACTGTCAACACTGGACTTCTCTGTTCGGCTACATGTTATGGCATCATCACTTTCGACTTGCACATTGAAGTCCTTACTTGTAATGGTATTAACTATACTGTTCCTACTTTTGATGGTAACATGAGTAACATCAACAACTATAATGATATGGATAATCATGCTCTTGTCACCAACTTCAAGGATTCTATTGCTGTCATTATCTATAAGCGTAGTAATTATCAACCTATTTATAAGTTGAATTTGTGGGCGTTGGATAATGTGGAATGTCTTCGTGGTGGTGGAATCGATGCTTCATGGACTTTAATCTTCAACATTGATGTGAATTTGCCTATTGATTTTGTTCAAGGTTACCTTAATAGTGGTGATCTCCTACTTGATCTGTACCAGAACAGTTGGTATTTGTACAATCTCGACAACAAAGAAGCCAGATATTTCACGCAATCATTCTACCTTGGTCAAATTTACAAATATAGCAAGAGCCTTTTTTACAATCGCGGGATTTAA